The Ensifer adhaerens genome contains a region encoding:
- a CDS encoding LuxR family transcriptional regulator, translating into MPWNARMQDTMTTGMTDADLPRGGDFASEIAKLETQFDIIRYMRRITQVFGFKTFLICSIPSIDVERLAASTVISNMPAELLNKYDSLSMLRFSTGVRRLRETTTPFQVTLAAWEGEGGKPESAAEYIEMLRENGIFQASYFPVHDAEGGRGAVILMGPLVELPMTVTMELQMIAIHVYNRLAEIGSVWKSSGAALSEREIQCLSWTAAGKTSAEIAGILGLSEHTVNHYLNHVTKKLDAVNRTQAVVKAMKKGYIS; encoded by the coding sequence ATGCCATGGAACGCGCGAATGCAGGATACGATGACGACCGGGATGACTGACGCAGATCTGCCCCGGGGCGGCGATTTCGCGTCCGAGATCGCAAAGCTTGAGACCCAGTTCGATATCATCCGCTATATGCGGCGGATCACGCAGGTTTTTGGCTTCAAGACGTTTCTGATCTGCTCGATCCCCTCGATCGACGTGGAGCGCCTCGCCGCGAGCACCGTCATCTCCAACATGCCGGCCGAGCTGCTGAACAAGTATGACAGCCTGTCGATGCTGCGCTTCAGCACCGGCGTGCGCCGCCTGCGCGAGACGACGACGCCGTTCCAGGTGACGCTTGCAGCCTGGGAGGGAGAGGGCGGCAAACCGGAATCGGCGGCCGAATACATCGAGATGCTGCGCGAGAACGGTATCTTCCAGGCAAGCTACTTCCCGGTTCATGACGCCGAGGGCGGCCGCGGCGCTGTCATCCTGATGGGCCCGCTGGTCGAACTGCCGATGACCGTCACCATGGAACTGCAGATGATTGCAATCCATGTCTATAACCGCCTCGCCGAAATCGGCTCCGTGTGGAAGAGTAGCGGCGCAGCACTTTCGGAGCGCGAGATCCAGTGTTTGAGCTGGACGGCTGCCGGAAAGACCAGCGCCGAGATCGCCGGCATCCTCGGGCTCTCCGAGCATACGGTCAACCACTACCTCAACCACGTGACCAAGAAGCTCGACGCCGTCAACCGCACTCAGGCGGTCGTGAAGGCGATGAAGAAGGGCTACATCAGCTAG
- a CDS encoding Mrp/NBP35 family ATP-binding protein codes for MPEVTKEVVLEKLRTVRGPGMEGNIVDLGLVSDVFISDGKAYFSITVPAERAKELEPMRAAAERVVRDIPGITAAMVALTADRKAAAGSAPVQRPQPQAPSHAGHSHAPRPAGGPPAKAGIPGVGAIIAVASGKGGVGKSTTSVNLALALQANGLKVGLLDADIYGPSMPRLLKISGRPQQIEGRLIRPMENYGLKVMSMGFLVDEEVAMIWRGPMIQSALLQMLREVAWGDLDVLVVDMPPGTGDAQLTMAQQVPLAGAVIVSTPQDLALIDARKGLAMFRKVEVPVLGIVENMSYFVAPDTGNRYDIFGHGGARKEAERIGVPFLGEVPLTMGIRETSDAGTPLVASDPAGEVARVYRDIATKVWEQVSATQQDKSRAAPNIVFE; via the coding sequence ATGCCGGAAGTCACGAAAGAAGTGGTGCTTGAAAAGTTGCGCACGGTGCGTGGCCCGGGCATGGAAGGCAATATCGTCGACCTCGGGCTCGTGTCTGATGTCTTCATCTCCGACGGCAAGGCCTATTTCTCGATCACCGTGCCGGCCGAACGCGCCAAGGAACTGGAGCCGATGCGGGCTGCAGCCGAGCGCGTGGTGCGTGACATTCCCGGGATCACCGCGGCAATGGTCGCTCTGACGGCCGATCGCAAGGCAGCCGCAGGCAGCGCGCCGGTGCAGCGCCCGCAGCCGCAGGCACCGTCCCATGCAGGCCACTCCCACGCCCCGCGTCCGGCTGGCGGACCGCCCGCCAAGGCGGGGATCCCCGGCGTCGGCGCGATTATCGCCGTCGCTTCGGGCAAGGGCGGTGTCGGCAAGTCGACCACGTCGGTCAATCTGGCGCTGGCACTCCAGGCAAACGGCCTGAAAGTCGGTCTGCTCGATGCCGATATCTACGGCCCCTCGATGCCGCGGCTGCTGAAGATTTCCGGCCGGCCGCAGCAGATCGAGGGCCGGCTCATCCGCCCGATGGAAAATTACGGCCTCAAGGTCATGTCCATGGGTTTCCTCGTCGATGAGGAAGTGGCGATGATCTGGCGCGGACCGATGATCCAGTCGGCGCTTCTGCAGATGTTGCGCGAGGTCGCCTGGGGCGATCTTGACGTGCTCGTCGTCGACATGCCGCCGGGCACGGGCGACGCCCAGCTCACCATGGCCCAGCAGGTGCCGCTTGCCGGTGCCGTCATCGTCTCGACGCCGCAGGACCTGGCGCTGATCGATGCGCGCAAGGGCCTTGCCATGTTCCGCAAGGTGGAAGTCCCGGTGCTCGGCATCGTCGAGAACATGAGCTACTTCGTCGCGCCCGACACCGGAAACCGCTACGACATCTTCGGGCACGGCGGCGCCCGCAAGGAGGCAGAACGCATCGGCGTACCCTTCCTCGGCGAGGTGCCGCTAACGATGGGAATTCGCGAGACGTCGGATGCAGGAACGCCGCTGGTCGCCTCCGACCCGGCAGGCGAGGTCGCGCGCGTCTACCGCGATATCGCGACAAAGGTCTGGGAACAGGTATCGGCCACGCAGCAGGACAAGAGCCGCGCCGCGCCGAACATCGTGTTCGAGTAG
- a CDS encoding magnesium transporter CorA family protein, translating to MITGYCADGTAVVLTPADPPESLRSDLIWLDLVEPNKAEDLMMEKLLGISIPTRDDLKDIEPSSRLYIEENAVFMTASLVFRSDTEIPGLTDIGFILAGSRLVTIRYAEPRSFALFKASMHRFPGNCRDGAVVLTRLLETIADRTAEILEEAVTKIDDLSIAVFGDKAAGKRRPPHFLEARLRDVAGHHRLVAKTRDSLASLSRLLTFVYTVPQVQDDKETRELCRSISRDIQSLSEHAGFISGNITFLLDASLGLINVEQNAIIKIFSIASVVLLPPTLVASVYGMNFRVMPELEWQFGYPWAIAAMVISAVIPFFFFRWKGWL from the coding sequence ATGATCACCGGCTATTGCGCCGATGGCACGGCCGTCGTCCTGACGCCCGCCGACCCGCCCGAGAGCTTGCGTTCGGACCTCATCTGGCTGGATCTGGTCGAGCCGAACAAGGCGGAAGATCTGATGATGGAAAAGCTGCTCGGCATTTCCATCCCGACGCGCGACGACCTCAAGGACATCGAGCCTTCGAGCCGTCTCTATATCGAGGAGAACGCCGTGTTCATGACGGCGTCACTGGTGTTTCGTTCGGACACGGAGATACCCGGCCTGACCGACATCGGCTTCATCCTGGCGGGTAGCCGGCTCGTCACCATCCGCTATGCCGAGCCCCGATCCTTCGCCCTCTTCAAGGCGTCGATGCACCGCTTCCCCGGAAATTGCCGAGACGGCGCGGTGGTTTTGACCCGGCTCCTGGAAACGATCGCCGACCGGACCGCCGAAATTCTCGAAGAGGCCGTGACCAAGATCGACGATCTGTCGATCGCCGTCTTCGGCGACAAGGCCGCCGGCAAGCGCCGCCCGCCGCATTTTCTCGAGGCGCGCCTGCGCGACGTTGCCGGGCATCATCGTCTGGTCGCCAAGACCCGCGACAGCCTCGCCTCGCTCTCGCGCCTGCTGACATTCGTCTACACCGTTCCGCAGGTGCAGGACGACAAGGAAACGCGCGAACTCTGCCGCTCGATTTCGCGCGACATCCAATCGCTGTCCGAACATGCCGGGTTCATTTCCGGCAACATTACCTTCCTGCTCGATGCATCGCTCGGCCTGATCAACGTCGAGCAGAACGCCATCATCAAGATCTTCTCGATCGCGTCGGTCGTGCTTCTGCCGCCGACGCTGGTCGCCTCTGTCTACGGCATGAACTTCCGCGTCATGCCCGAGCTGGAATGGCAATTCGGTTATCCCTGGGCGATCGCGGCGATGGTGATATCGGCCGTGATCCCCTTTTTCTTTTTCCGCTGGAAAGGCTGGCTTTGA
- a CDS encoding potassium transporter Kup, whose protein sequence is MTQSHAPSTHEPKDLRRLLVLGLGSIGVVYGDIGTSPLYAFREALRPVSHDGVTDAEIIGLISLMIWTLTIIVTIKYVLFLLRADNQGEGGTLSLLALLMKSANGHAAILFFMGIAGAALFIGDAMITPALSVLSAVEGLKLVTPALSEYVVPIAVVILLMLFAVQSKGTAAVSNFFGPITLVWFLVMGGIGFVHISDDLSIFKAFNPYYAVSFMLSEGYVGIIVLGAVFLTVTGAEALYADLGHFGRRPIQWAWFLIVFPALTLNYLGQGAFVLKNPEAMSDPFFLMFPKWALLPVVILATAATIIASQAVITGAFSLTRQAIHLGFLPRMAIFHTSETHTGQIYLPNVNTLLMFGVMALVFVFGSSESLATAYGISVTGAMVVTTVLSFEFLRMRWNWSALAAAAVLLPLFALEFIFLGANMLKIHDGGYVPVLIAATFIIIMWTWRRGTEILHAKTRHIDIPLASFIKSIERKSEHAPVAVPGTAVFLTSDPESTPAALLHNIKHNHVLHNQNFILTIRTANTPKVPKSERVSMQPLSDRFTLLEMRFGFMETQNVSQALGLFRKSGLKFDIMSTSFYLGRRKLVPDAESGMPHWQDRLFIALANAAIDPSDYFRLPTNRVVELGSHVII, encoded by the coding sequence ATGACCCAATCGCATGCCCCTTCCACTCATGAGCCGAAGGACCTGCGCCGTCTGCTGGTTCTCGGGCTTGGTTCGATCGGTGTCGTCTATGGCGATATCGGCACCAGCCCGCTCTATGCCTTTCGCGAAGCGTTGCGCCCGGTTTCCCATGACGGTGTGACCGATGCGGAGATCATCGGCCTGATCTCGCTGATGATCTGGACGCTGACGATCATCGTCACGATCAAATACGTGCTGTTTCTTCTGCGCGCTGACAACCAGGGGGAGGGCGGTACGCTGTCGCTGCTTGCCCTGTTGATGAAGTCCGCCAACGGCCACGCCGCCATCCTCTTCTTCATGGGCATTGCCGGCGCCGCGCTCTTTATCGGCGACGCGATGATCACGCCGGCGCTGTCGGTTCTTTCGGCGGTCGAAGGTCTGAAGCTGGTGACGCCGGCGCTGTCGGAATATGTCGTGCCGATCGCGGTGGTCATCCTGTTGATGCTCTTTGCGGTGCAGTCGAAGGGAACCGCGGCGGTCTCGAATTTCTTCGGTCCGATCACGCTCGTCTGGTTTCTGGTGATGGGCGGCATCGGTTTCGTGCACATCTCCGACGACTTATCGATCTTCAAGGCCTTCAATCCCTACTACGCCGTGAGCTTCATGCTCAGCGAAGGCTATGTCGGCATCATCGTGCTCGGCGCCGTCTTCCTGACGGTGACCGGTGCAGAGGCGCTCTACGCCGACCTTGGCCATTTCGGCCGCCGGCCGATCCAGTGGGCCTGGTTCCTGATCGTCTTTCCGGCATTGACCCTTAACTATCTCGGCCAGGGCGCCTTCGTCCTGAAGAACCCGGAAGCGATGTCCGACCCGTTCTTCCTGATGTTCCCGAAATGGGCACTGCTGCCAGTGGTCATTCTGGCGACGGCGGCAACCATCATCGCCAGCCAGGCGGTGATAACCGGTGCCTTCTCGCTGACGCGCCAGGCGATCCATCTCGGCTTCCTGCCGCGCATGGCGATCTTCCATACGTCCGAGACCCATACTGGCCAGATCTACCTGCCGAACGTCAACACGCTCCTGATGTTCGGCGTCATGGCGCTGGTCTTCGTCTTCGGTTCGTCCGAATCGCTGGCGACCGCCTACGGCATCTCGGTGACCGGCGCGATGGTGGTGACGACGGTGCTTTCCTTCGAGTTCCTGCGCATGCGCTGGAACTGGTCGGCGCTTGCGGCCGCCGCTGTGCTGTTGCCGCTCTTCGCGCTGGAGTTCATCTTCCTCGGCGCCAACATGCTGAAGATCCACGACGGCGGCTACGTTCCGGTGCTGATCGCCGCCACCTTCATCATCATCATGTGGACCTGGCGGCGCGGCACCGAAATCCTGCACGCCAAGACCCGCCACATCGACATTCCGCTGGCGAGCTTCATCAAGTCGATCGAGCGCAAGAGCGAACATGCGCCGGTGGCCGTGCCCGGAACCGCCGTGTTCCTGACGAGCGATCCGGAATCGACGCCGGCCGCACTGCTCCACAACATCAAGCACAACCACGTGCTGCACAATCAGAACTTCATCCTGACGATCCGCACGGCCAATACGCCGAAGGTGCCGAAGTCGGAACGGGTGAGCATGCAGCCGTTGTCGGACCGGTTCACATTGCTCGAAATGCGCTTCGGCTTCATGGAAACGCAGAACGTCTCGCAGGCGCTCGGTCTCTTCCGCAAGTCGGGCCTGAAGTTCGACATCATGTCGACGTCCTTCTATCTCGGCCGCCGCAAGCTCGTGCCCGATGCCGAGAGCGGCATGCCGCACTGGCAGGACCGGTTGTTCATCGCGCTTGCGAATGCGGCAATCGATCCGTCGGACTACTTCCGCCTGCCAACCAACCGCGTGGTCGAACTCGGCTCGCACGTGATCATCTGA
- a CDS encoding cell wall hydrolase produces the protein MAPAIIGLALYLGFPSSVAYADLATFLSGINRGGERWRMYMTPSPAGSIHEAEMVFADPVTTGALDGGAGITMPDGSRVALTAETKHSGTPDEDRVNRQAKKGRVVAVTPVTPPKDFSAGSILQRTSSLMEPSLGEGEKMVFAKSRIEGKEIEIATAFYRKTPPKAEPGVSPMLAKLVTNDRPDILATAYVRPEPDYARESPFDSILREDRNAGRFIPEIAPDDHAWAATALPGSVFSKEEQTCLAEGIYFEARSEPLKGQAAVAQVILNRVRNPTYPKTICGVVYQNKAWRNRCQFSFACDMIRDLIYSRSHWKTAKEVAMAVTAGKIWLPEVGSATHYHATYVNPPWAKTMKRVGKIGMHIFYRTYGGGWS, from the coding sequence ATGGCGCCCGCGATCATCGGCCTTGCGCTTTATCTCGGCTTTCCCTCGTCTGTGGCCTATGCCGACCTCGCGACCTTCCTGTCCGGCATCAACCGGGGCGGCGAGCGCTGGCGCATGTATATGACGCCGTCGCCGGCCGGCTCGATCCACGAAGCCGAAATGGTGTTTGCCGATCCGGTCACCACGGGCGCGCTTGACGGCGGCGCCGGCATCACCATGCCGGACGGCAGCCGCGTCGCGCTGACCGCGGAAACCAAACATTCGGGCACGCCCGACGAAGACCGCGTCAACCGTCAGGCCAAGAAGGGTCGCGTCGTTGCCGTGACCCCGGTAACGCCGCCCAAGGATTTCTCCGCCGGCTCCATCCTGCAGCGCACCAGCTCCCTGATGGAGCCAAGCCTGGGGGAGGGGGAGAAGATGGTCTTCGCCAAGTCCCGCATCGAAGGCAAGGAGATCGAGATCGCCACCGCCTTCTACCGGAAGACGCCGCCAAAGGCGGAGCCCGGCGTTTCGCCGATGCTGGCCAAGCTCGTTACCAACGATCGCCCCGACATTCTTGCGACTGCTTACGTCCGGCCCGAGCCGGACTACGCGCGTGAATCGCCCTTCGATTCGATCCTGCGCGAAGACAGGAACGCCGGTCGCTTCATTCCCGAGATTGCGCCGGACGACCACGCCTGGGCCGCCACCGCATTGCCGGGGTCGGTCTTCAGCAAGGAAGAGCAGACCTGCCTGGCTGAAGGCATCTACTTCGAAGCCCGTAGCGAGCCGCTCAAGGGTCAGGCCGCGGTCGCGCAAGTGATTCTCAATCGCGTGCGCAATCCCACCTATCCGAAGACCATCTGCGGCGTTGTTTATCAGAACAAGGCCTGGCGCAACCGTTGCCAGTTTTCCTTCGCCTGCGACATGATCCGCGACCTTATTTATTCCCGCTCGCACTGGAAGACCGCCAAGGAAGTTGCGATGGCCGTCACCGCCGGCAAGATCTGGCTGCCGGAAGTGGGCTCTGCCACCCATTACCACGCAACCTACGTCAATCCGCCGTGGGCGAAGACGATGAAGCGGGTCGGCAAGATCGGCATGCATATATTCTATCGCACCTATGGCGGCGGCTGGAGCTGA
- a CDS encoding AtpZ/AtpI family protein: protein MAEKPEESLEARLKQLGDKIEAKRPNTPDVAEARAAESRKGYAAAMKLSSEFIAGIVVGAFLGYLLDHFAGTGPWGLIIFLLLGFCAGVLNVLRSAGMVATPEAGRGGSGNDKKDGDAR, encoded by the coding sequence GTGGCGGAGAAACCTGAAGAAAGTCTGGAAGCGCGGCTGAAGCAGCTCGGCGACAAGATTGAGGCCAAGAGGCCCAATACGCCTGATGTAGCGGAAGCCAGGGCCGCCGAAAGCCGTAAAGGTTATGCGGCGGCGATGAAGCTCTCGAGCGAGTTCATCGCCGGCATCGTTGTCGGGGCGTTTCTGGGCTATCTTTTGGACCACTTTGCGGGTACAGGGCCGTGGGGATTGATTATCTTCCTGCTTCTCGGCTTCTGCGCTGGCGTGCTGAATGTGCTGCGCTCGGCCGGTATGGTGGCGACACCGGAAGCCGGAAGAGGCGGTTCTGGGAATGACAAGAAGGACGGCGACGCCCGCTGA